Proteins found in one Aneurinibacillus uraniidurans genomic segment:
- a CDS encoding aminotransferase class I/II-fold pyridoxal phosphate-dependent enzyme, whose amino-acid sequence MNQKQAPLYEALCTYVATKNEPLHVPGHKDGQVFDQEARRHFASILPIDATEVKGLDDLHHPEEAIAVAQQLAAEAFGAEQTFFLVGGTTAGNLAAALAVCRPGEQILVQRNAHKSVFNGLLLAGANPVFIAPEIEHETEVASCLHPSFIKKALQEYPDIRAVWLTNPSYYGMGMNLKEAAEICHTAGVPLLVDEAHGAHYGQAEVLPESALMCGADLVVQSTHKMLPAMTMASMLHVRGERIDRNRLATVLAMVQSSSPSYPLLASLDVARRYLVQEGREKLTESIERLEQAQIELSRHLQSVTIWSGAEGIYSRDPLKWVIRSTQSQVTGYQLLEWLEEEGCTAEMADPRNVVLVFAIDTDRQVIERAAQALSRIDRRLMQVEQTVAPVRTGNSASLWLNAGETSVPARPLQEAFHSSYLVVSLDKAIGCCCAEMVIPYPPGIPLLIPGEIITGRHVQMIVQIRESGGYFQGALDPAMKTIKILC is encoded by the coding sequence ATGAATCAGAAACAGGCACCTCTATATGAGGCACTTTGTACATATGTAGCAACTAAAAACGAACCATTGCATGTGCCTGGCCATAAAGATGGACAGGTATTTGATCAAGAAGCGCGCAGGCATTTTGCATCTATCCTACCTATTGATGCTACAGAAGTAAAAGGACTTGATGATTTGCACCATCCAGAAGAAGCTATTGCTGTAGCACAGCAGCTTGCAGCAGAAGCATTTGGAGCAGAGCAAACATTTTTTCTGGTAGGAGGGACTACCGCAGGAAATCTGGCTGCGGCATTGGCGGTATGCAGACCAGGGGAGCAGATTCTTGTTCAGCGCAATGCTCATAAGTCCGTGTTTAACGGATTGTTGTTAGCGGGAGCTAATCCTGTATTTATCGCACCAGAAATCGAGCACGAGACGGAAGTAGCATCTTGTCTCCACCCGTCTTTCATTAAAAAAGCGTTACAAGAGTATCCAGACATACGGGCGGTCTGGCTTACGAATCCAAGCTACTATGGAATGGGAATGAACCTGAAAGAGGCAGCGGAAATATGCCATACTGCAGGGGTTCCGCTGCTTGTAGATGAAGCACATGGTGCGCATTATGGACAGGCAGAAGTATTGCCAGAGAGTGCTTTGATGTGCGGGGCAGATCTTGTTGTACAATCTACCCATAAAATGCTTCCGGCTATGACGATGGCTTCTATGCTGCATGTGAGGGGGGAGCGGATTGATCGAAATCGTCTAGCTACTGTACTAGCTATGGTGCAGTCGAGCAGTCCTTCGTATCCTTTATTAGCATCATTGGACGTTGCGCGGCGCTATCTCGTACAGGAAGGGCGTGAGAAGCTAACAGAAAGCATTGAGCGACTTGAACAGGCTCAGATAGAACTAAGCAGGCATCTTCAATCCGTAACGATCTGGAGCGGAGCAGAGGGAATCTATAGTCGTGATCCATTGAAATGGGTGATTAGGAGTACGCAAAGCCAAGTGACAGGATATCAGCTGTTAGAATGGTTGGAAGAAGAAGGATGTACGGCAGAGATGGCTGACCCGCGTAATGTGGTGCTTGTATTTGCAATCGATACAGACAGGCAGGTAATCGAGCGTGCAGCCCAGGCACTTAGCCGAATAGACAGGCGTCTTATGCAAGTAGAACAAACAGTGGCACCAGTAAGAACGGGAAACTCTGCATCACTTTGGCTGAATGCAGGGGAGACTTCCGTGCCTGCAAGACCGCTTCAAGAAGCGTTTCATTCCAGCTATCTCGTTGTGTCGCTTGATAAGGCAATCGGATGTTGCTGCGCAGAGATGGTTATTCCATATCCACCGGGGATTCCACTTCTCATTCCGGGGGAAATCATTACAGGTCGACACGTTCAGATGATTGTTCAGATTCGGGAGTCGGGCGGCTATTTTCAGGGGGCCTTGGACCCTGCTATGAAGACGATAAAGATTCTCTGCTAA
- a CDS encoding sigma factor G inhibitor Gin: MTGHTYRNCIVCSQDEPEGIFIFDSFVCRHCETEMIKTDATEDKYMFFIKQMRQIWLKQNA, from the coding sequence ATGACGGGGCACACTTATCGTAACTGTATCGTTTGCAGTCAGGATGAACCAGAAGGTATTTTTATTTTTGACTCATTTGTATGCAGGCACTGTGAGACAGAAATGATTAAGACGGATGCAACGGAAGATAAATATATGTTTTTCATTAAACAAATGCGCCAGATTTGGCTCAAACAAAATGCGTAG